ACACCGGCCCAGAAGAATGCGCTCCCTCCGCCCGCCCGGTCCGCGATCGATCCGACAAACATGTTTCCGAGCGGCGTCGAGCCGGCAAACACAAGAGAGTAAACACTCATAACTCTTCCTCTATACTCGTTATCGGAGTTTATCTGCATGAGGCTGTTGGCAGTGGTAGTGAAGAAGATGTTCGCAAATCCCATACTACCGATAAGCAAAGCCGAAAGCAAGTAAGAACGATTGAAGCCCATAATGATGAAAAGCGAAGAAGTTATGAACGGCACGACAAAAAGCCTTACTCTGTTCGGCCCTCTGGAACTCCCCCCAGCAACAATCAAAGCTCCAAGCAACGACCCGACTCCCAAAGAAGACATCAGAAGTCCGTATCCCTGAGCATCGAGACCGAGTTGGTTTCTTGCAAAGACAGGAATCAAAACACTGTAATTCATTCCAAACGTACTGACGATTGCTAGAATCAAAGTGGTGGTAGTCAGTATCGGACTCTTGAAGAGATAGATGAGGCCTTCCTTGATATCAGGTATCACAGTCCCCTTTGGTCTCTTCTTTACAATCGGCGCTACGTCAATTTTCAACAGTCCAATTATCACAGCAATAAACGTGATTCCATTTACGAGGAAGCACCAACCCGCACCAACAAGCGCCATCACTACCCCCGCCAAGGCCGGTCCTACGATTCTTCCAAGATTAATGACCGTTGAGTTCAGCGCGACTGCGTTAAGAACCACATCGCGACCCACCAATTCGATCATGAAAGATTGTCTTGCAGGAATGTCGAGTGTCTTGACCATTCCGAGACCAAACGCCAGAAGGAAGATGTGCCAGTATTGAACTGTATTCGTGAAGACAAGAATCGCAAGTATAAATGCCAGGATCATCGAGGCTATCTGAGTTAAGATTACGATGCTTCTTTTGGGGAAACGATCTACGAAGACCCCCGCAGGCAGTGACAGAATGAGCACCGGCGTGAACTGCGCTACGCCGAGAAGACCCAACAGAAAAGGTGAATCCGTTATCGTCAAGACAAGCCATGACTGGGCGGCTGTCTGCATCCATGTTCCCATGACGGATATCAGCTGACCTACCCAGAAATATCTAAAATTTCTTACTTTGAGTGCCGGAAAAGTCTTTTCCATTCTAGAGAAGAGCAAATCCTGTAAACTGTTAGCCAAACGAATCATCTCCGTGGCTATTGTACTATATTTCCCGGGGTTATAATTGAAGTGTGGTCAATAGTCTTCAGATACTATAATTGAACAGAGAGAGTACTGAAAATGGAAGATTGCACCAAGAATGAAAGCCCGTAGGTTCTTTCAGACCACCAAGAAGCGAAGGAAGGAGGCAAATTATATGGATAATGTCGCAACACGCGTTCTTCGAAAAGCTGAGATGGAAAAAGAACTTCAACAGCTACTCAGTGCAGAGGCAGGGATCAAATCAGATTCATATCTTCTCACTTTCTACTTTCCGATGGAGAATCTTAAGAGGAGCGATGCGGAAAAACATTTGAAGTCAAATATTCTCGACTGTCTGAGAAAG
This portion of the Mesotoga infera genome encodes:
- a CDS encoding MFS transporter; amino-acid sequence: MANSLQDLLFSRMEKTFPALKVRNFRYFWVGQLISVMGTWMQTAAQSWLVLTITDSPFLLGLLGVAQFTPVLILSLPAGVFVDRFPKRSIVILTQIASMILAFILAILVFTNTVQYWHIFLLAFGLGMVKTLDIPARQSFMIELVGRDVVLNAVALNSTVINLGRIVGPALAGVVMALVGAGWCFLVNGITFIAVIIGLLKIDVAPIVKKRPKGTVIPDIKEGLIYLFKSPILTTTTLILAIVSTFGMNYSVLIPVFARNQLGLDAQGYGLLMSSLGVGSLLGALIVAGGSSRGPNRVRLFVVPFITSSLFIIMGFNRSYLLSALLIGSMGFANIFFTTTANSLMQINSDNEYRGRVMSVYSLVFAGSTPLGNMFVGSIADRAGGGSAFFWAGVVTVLLVLGTTMAHRVRKRISAAKSDASA